The nucleotide sequence CCCACATTCCTCTTTTGAAATCTTGGAAACAGAGGCATGTGGATTATGCCCTGATACCAATGGTAAGATGAACTTCAGCCCCTCTGTGGACATACTTCTTTCTGATCTTTTCCAAGTGGGAAGCCTTGTCTGACACTTAAATTTGTGTATATAAACAGAATATGTTCTTCATGTTGTCTGTCTGCTTCCACCAAAAGATAAGATCAGGGTGCAAGAGATTTTGATCTGTCTTATTTATTGTTATATTCTTAGTTCTTGTAGATTACCTGGCACATAGAGGTACTAATAATATGTAAACAGGTAAATAAATTCGCTTGGATCAGCTTTCTGATTCATGACAGGCCTAGGAGAACTTTTGCCTAATCTCCACTAGGGACTGTGTTCACTCCCTGCTGACTTCAATGTTTCTTGGGTCCTCAGCCAGTGCTGCCCCACACCGCCGTGTGCCTTGTGTGTGGCgaggcagggaaggaggacacagtggaagaggaagaaggcaagtTTAACCTCATGCTTATGGAGTGCTCCATCTGCAACGAGATCATCCACCCTGGATGCCTTAAGGTAAGCTCTAAGGGCCCTGAACACCCCTGCTTCTCCCCATGCTTTAGGGCCCAATGGTTATGATGTGGCAGCTAGTCCCTAGAGACTGCTGCTTAGGTCGTGAGGATATACAGGTGTCATGCTGAATTCCTAGAGGACCCTCACTTCTAGGGCATTCTGTGTTAGGTGATAAGTCCAGGACAGGAAGAGTTTCAGGCAGTATCCTAAGTGAATAAATTCAGTTTATTTAGAATAATCAGTACCTCAGAACTCCAGCAGGATCCAAAGTATCTCAGCAGATAGAAATTAAGGATCCTGACTTCTGGCTTTTGAGAGAAAAGGGCCTGAGCCAAGGAGGCCAGGTGGTTTCTCACCTGTGCCTCTGCAACAGGAACCGGTTCCTGTGATATGCTAGGACAGGACTGCCTTCTGGGTGACCTTTGTGCCTGCCTGGCTCAGGCGGCTGGTTTCACCttggaaaggaagaaaccacTCTATGGTGGTACATGTCTCTATCCCAGAATGCATCCATATCTGTGGGCTGTAAGGGATGAGGGCCTTTGTTTTTGGCCCTTATTCCCTCATCACACCCACCTGGTAGTTactgcttctctttttctcctgtgcTCAGCAAAAGTAAATAACACAATCACATGGTAGAGCCTTTCTTTTGGCTGGACACAAGATGGACACAGCTTTGGGGGAGGGGTATGAATTCTGAGGCAGACCTTGTATCCTTGTGGACCCTCTTGGCCCTGTTCCCTGCCCACTGAGTCCTATCCTGTCCTTTCAGATTAAGGAGTCAGAGGGTGTGGTCAACGATGAGCTTCCCAATTGCTGGGAGTGTCCGAAGTGTAACCACGCTGGCAAGACCGGGAAAGTGAGTGCGGACTCCCAAGTCCCTGGTTGGGTCGGGTTGGCAGAAAGGGACGGGCTGGGCCTTGCCAGGCTTGTCCCCAGTTGTCAGTCAGGTGGGGCGCGGCGGGCTGCGAGAGGAAGAGCAAGTTCAAAGATATACAGTTGGATTGTTCTTCTCTCTTTTTGGCCTACAACAAGCAAAAGCGTGGCCCTGGCTTTAAGTATGCCTCCAACCTGCCTGGCTCCTTGCTCAAGGAGCAGAAGATGAACCGGGACAACAAGGAAGGGCAGGAGCCTGCCAAGCGGAGGAGTGAGTGTGAAGAGGCTCCCCGACGCAGGTCAGATGAGCACCCTAAAAAGGTGCCTGCAGATAGCATCCTACGCCGAAAGTCTGATGATGTACACCTAAGGAGGAAACGGAAATATGAGAAGCCCCAAGAGCTGAGTGGACGCAAGCGAGTACGAACTGGGAAGCCCTGGGCAGCAGCAGAAGGGTGGTGTGGCTATTCTTAAGTATGGGGTGGAGGCGGGGGACCAGGGAAGGTTAATGGGTAGAACTCGGGATCCTGGCCTCTTAAGAGCTGCCCTGAGCAGGTCACCCAAATCCTGAGAGCctggcccaaaagaaagaaacaagcaaagtCACTCCTCTTCCCACCCCCTTTAGGCCTCGACGCTTCAAACGTCCCCCGGTTCTTCCTCTCACCTCTCGCCGAGGCCCCCTCTAGGCAGCAGTCTCAGCCCTTGGTGGAGATCCAGTCTCACTTACTTCCAGCAGCAGGTGCTCCCACGCCCCGCCCTCCCGAGGCCCTGGGGACTTGCAAGTCCAGGCTGTTCTCCTCTCCACCCCTCAGAACCCCTGGTCCATTGCTACAGATGCTCCTGTGGCCTGGGCTCAAATCGGCAGTGGGCCAGCTCTGTGAGGTTGAGAAGCCTCTGTTGGTTGGGGAAGCTGCAGCTGGGAAGATCCTGGTGACTCTGCTCTGCTAATGGGCCTTGCCTTTAGTAGCCACAAGGTGGTATCTGGAGAAGCTCCTGGCAGGGCTTGGCTAGGGATGCCTCCTGCCTGCTCTCCAGCTGCCCTGGGCTTCCTTAGCAGTAGCTGCTGTTAGCAACTGCTGTCTCTGGTCTGTCTCAGGTGGGAGGTCAGCTGGGTGGGAACAGTTTACTGTCCTTCTTCATTTCTACTATTCTCTGGGAAGTCAGCAGGCAGAACTATCTATGCTGTCTGTTAGTAAGATATGAAGGACATGGCTTTGCGGGGAAGATGTCCTAGCCCTTGCTGAAGAGACCGGGCTCACAGTGTGGTGGGGTGTAAAGGGGATGATGTTCCTCCAGTCCAGGAGCAAGGAACAAACTCTGTATCCTTTCTTCCTTATGGCAGCTAAAACCTGGCAAAGAAGATAAGCTTTTCAGGAAAAAGGTAccatcttccccctccctcatgaACCTGCAGCCCACTTTTCAGCTTTCAGAGCTGTAGGCAACACTCCAATGGCCCTTGTGTATCCCATGATTGGGTTGAAAAGTCGGGGGTGGGTGCTATCCAAACTTGATGGGTTATCACAGGCCACCCATCCttacccttccctctctcctgcagCGGCGGTCCTGGAAGAACGCTGAGGATCGGTTGGCACTGGCCAACAAACCCCTTCGGCGCTTCAAGCAGGAACCAGAGGACGATCTGCCTGAGGCACCTCCTAAGGCCCGGGAGAGTGACCAGTCACGTTCCAGCTCACCCACCGCTGGGCCCAGCACTGAAGGGGCTGAAGgcccagaagagaagaaaaaggtgaAGATGCGCCGGAAACGGCGGCTTCCCAACAAGGAGCTGAGCAAAGAGCTAAGCAAGGAGCTCAACCACGAGATCCAAAAAACAGAGAGTACCTTGGCCCACGAGACCCACCAGCCCATCAAGTCAGAGCCCGAAAGTGAGAACGAGGAGCCAAAGAGGCCCCTAAGCCACTGCGAGCGCCCCCACCGCTTCAGCAAGGGGCTCAACGGCACCCCTCGGGAGCTACGGCACCCACTGGGACCTGGCCTGCGCAGCCCCCCTCGTGTTACGTCCCGGCCCCCACCCTCTGCGTCCCCACCTAAGTGCATCCAGATGGAGCGTCATGTGATCCGGCCGCCACCCATCAGCCCTCCACCTGACTCGCTGCCCCTTGACGATGGAGCAGCCCATGTCATGCACAGGGAGGTGTGGATGGCAGTCTTCAGCTACCTCAGCCACCAaaacctgtgtgtctgcatgcgGGTCTGCAGAACCTGGAACCGCTGGTGAGGGACAGCCCTGTGTAGGTAGGGCTTAGGTTGTGGCTCAGGATAGTCCATGGCAGCATATATTGCTTGAGTTGCTTATAGAGATTAGTTAGTTTCCTGTTAAAGGTGTAGTCTCAGGAAGGGAGGTACCCATTtgctttttttgcttgtttgtttttgttttgtttttgtttttggattttttgagacagggtttctccatagcttttggttcctgtcctggaactagctcttctagaccaaactggcctctatctcacagagattcgcctgcctctgcctctcaagtgctgggattaaaggcgtgcgccaccactgcccggctctcatttgcttttcttataTGAAAAACTAAAGACTGCATGGAATTCCTTGTCTAGATTTAGCTGAAGTTGAATATGAGTGACCAATACTAATTCCAGCTTGATATTTTCCATATCAGTTTTAGCTGCATTTCTGACCCTCCCTCATGAATAAGAGGATCCAGTGCCTCCACAGGAGTTATTAGAAGGTGTAGTAAGGTCCAGAAATATTTTATGAAGAGTACTTGCTGGCATCTTCTGTGTAAGCATATGGCCACGGTAGATGCTAATTAGGTGGAAGAGGACTGAATCTTAAAGGAACTTCCTCCTTGAGATGGCACATGGGGAAGAGTTATTATAGCCAAGCAGGGGTTCTCCAGGTAAGCTAGTAACTATGATGTGTTCCTTGCCTGGCCTGGCTCTCAGGTGCTGCGATAAGCGGTTGTGGACCCGCATTGACCTGAACCACTGCAAGTCCATCACGCCCCTGATGCTGAGTGGCATCATCCGGCGACAGCCTGTCTCCCTTGACCTCAGCTGGACCAATATCTCCAAGAAGCAACTGAGTTGGCTCATCAACCGGTTGCCTGGTAAGCTTTTGTTAAGTATTCCAAATGTGCAGTAATGATAGTTGGATTGTGTCACTTGACTCATTCCCACTTTATCCTAGGGCTCCGGGACTTGGTGCTGTCGGGCTGCTCATGGATTGCTGTCTCAGCCCTCTGTAGCTCCAGTTGTCCATTGCTCCGGACCCTGGATGTCCAGTGGGTAGAAGGACTAAAGGATGCCCAGATGCGGGATCTACTGTCCCCACCCACAGACAACAGGCCAGGTGAGTTGTCAGGCTACCCTAGCAGTCTGTCTCATGGAGATGGCGTGGCCAAGATACCCTGTTCTGGTTTTGAATACATTACCCTCTCTCAGCCCCCTCCTTCCATGTGGTTTATGCATCATCAGCTTTGTTCTTTGCTGGAAGACATAGGTTAGAGTTCTTTGTGTGCTTTGGGTATGAGGATTTTAAGGAAAGGCAAATTCTCCTCTGCTTATACGGTCTCCAGTCTGTTTCTTTGTTAACTTAATCTTCAGTGGTTTTAACCTTCTCTTCTGAGGCATCATGATTAGGGTGGTTGAGTGAGAACTCCAAAGAATAATATGTTCCTAGGCCAGAtgcctgagtctctctctctgtctctctttctgtttctctctcacacaccaaagcttaaatgatataaatatgagGTGGGATAACCACAGACAAGGGTAGTGAGCtagaatgaaaaatattttcaccaactATAGCTTGAAGACAGATCCTACAACCACGTTTATTCTGATTTTTCCAGAGATTCTAGAAATACAAATTCTGATTTTTAATGCTGAAATTCTGGTTTGGGGTAGGATACGCGTCATGAGTATGAAATGAAAGGTTACACCTACCCAGCAAGTGGTGTAACAGCACTTGCTATTTTAGAGTATTAGTAGCAGAACTTGAACTTGATTTCCTGTTCAGAGTGATGGATTGCCTCTCTCCTATCTGCCCCAACAGGTCAGATGGACAATCGGAGCAAGCTCCGGAACATTGTAGAACTGCGCCTCGCTGGCCTGGACATCACAGATGCCTCCCTGCGGCTCATTATCCGCCATATGCCCCTGCTCTCCAAGCTCCACCTCAGTTACTGTAACCACGTCACTGACCATTCCATCAACCTGCTCACTGCAGTTGGCACTACCACCCGAGACTCTCTGACAGAGATCAACCTATCAGGTGAGGTGGGCCCTACCCTATACCTATGGGAAGTCCTGGCATCTGTGGGACAGCTAGGCgttggtggtccacacctttaattccagcactcaggagacaaaggcaggtggatctctgcgactTCGAGGCCAAGCCTGGTGTACagacgagttccaggacaggcaggctaaacagagaaaccctgtctgaaaaaccaaacaaatctaATGCCGTCTAGTCACAGTACTTGGAAATATAAGTGAATGAGACCACCAAGTCTAAAGAAGTTattattaaaattgaaataatttctatCAAAAAATAGAGCTAACTCAGTGATAGTATCTAACGGTGGTTCCTGATCTACTGTCTAAAGACATCTGGATTCTAAGAGAAAATCTCATGCCTGCAGCCAGAGTGTGAGCAGTAGCCACTAAATGCAGGGTTCGCTAATGGACTAGCATAGACTGTTATTTCCGTCTGTGTTGCCATGTCTTGTATGTGCCCCTTATGAGCTTCCTATTAAGGAGCCCGTTAGAAGTGAAATCTCTACAGATAGTTCACTGTTTATGTTTGTCAAATACTGCAgaattctcattccttccattgTTCTTTGGCTAGAGTTGGTCCTGAAAGATTTGGACCTTGGTTCACTTACAGTAAGGTGGACAGTGGCAAAGCTACTTGTTCTTAATTCAGTTAACAGTATTTTCTGGTTGCCTAAAATAGTCTGtgagacaaaagacaaaaaaaaaaaaaaacaacaacaacaacaaaaacccataaGTAAAACAGAGAAAGTCACTCTTCCTCAAGAAATGGATACCCTCACCTCACTAAAATGCATTTTGACACAGCTGCATTATGTTCTGTTAGGACTCCCATTCCATTGTTTTACCTGTCTTTATATCCATATCCACACCAGCTGGGGTGGGAAGTTTAGACAGTGTGGGATCATTCTGTGCCTAGGCTGCTCAGAAGGTAATTCCTCCTTGCTGTGAAGGTTTGGTAGCAGGAACTGTGCCACTAACAGGGAAAGAACGGTGCTGATGTGAGTGAGCCTTGAGATTTAAGGTTTGTAGAGCTGCTGGCATCTGGTTCTAAGCACTTATAATAAATCTTTCCTATGTTCTGGTTGTAACGGATGTGCAGTGCAGTTCAGGAATGTGTGGGAGTGTATGTGTAGATCCTGCTACGTTTTAATTTTCTATAATAACACACTGAGATCATCTTTTTATCTCAGTacacatttctctctttcttgagaATGTATCATAGCCCAAAATACCCAGAAGATGGAGACAGTAATGATCTAAATTTCATTGCTTTACTACACTGCATGTTCAAGGCCATTCCGGGGCACATGAGAAcctatcacaaaacaaaaagttaagcCCTGTCTCTATACCTAATCTCTTCTTGTTTCATACTGACCTCCTATTAGTGTAACTGAATTCATGATAAATTAAGTGCCAAATGATGCCCATGATCATCTGACTGGAGGATATGGCACCCAGTTGTCATCCTAGACGTATATATCAGGTGCTCAGGCAGATCTGGCCTTTCTCTGGTCCATACCCCCTTGGGCAATCCCTAGACCTGATCTCTTGTCCAGGTTTTATATCCACATGTTGCTAAATAGCGGGCATGTGCTGCCATTTCTGTTCAGATTATGTCTGATACAACATAAGGATTCATTGCTGTTCTATCCTCGTGTTACTGTGACTCCACTTGTTTTAAGTTTGACCTTATGATCTTGTACATTTTGGTCACTAATTAAGCCAAATAATGTATTGTGAGTACACTTCTTATTCTGCATGACTTTTGCTAgttaataattgtctttctggttttgtttagcTCTGAAGCAAACTGTACAGCAAAACTGAATATTCCCTTACAAACTTAACTAGTCACACAGCCAGTTGTTTCTACAGGACAGTACTTTCATccctggcctcttttttttttcttttcccttctcttctgtcaGAATTCTTGTTCCCATTTGAATTTGCTGTCTTTACTTTACTACTACACTGCTGCTATTTAGGGACCTCACCTACCaccatcttgtttttgttttggatgcCTTCCTTCCTGGGTTCCATACTGTCCTTGTCAGCCTCTTGTTGGGTGAAGTACATGAAACATTTTGTGTGTATTCACTATTAGTTGATTGTTAGTTGAATATAAACCCCTATTTTGTAAGCCCTGTTGTTTCAGAAAATGAAAGGTTTTCTCCCCTGGCTTCCAACTTCCAGAAGTAGGAAGTGAAAATAAATTTAGTATTTTATCCATTAATGATCTTTCCTCCCAGTTTTGTAGAAGTTGTCTTTGtctctaattgtgtgtgtgtgtgagagagagagagacagagagagacagaacgtTGGGTCCCTTGAGCTGTGGAGGTGAGTCACCAGGGCCGATGTAAgaacagtacacacacatacacactcttaattgctgagccttctctcctccAACACTtcaattatttgtgtgtgtatgtatctgtgtgacaTCAGGGGAAAGTTATTAAATCTAGCATCATGAAgactttttttctcctgtttttgtaTATGCTATATGATGGTGGTAgagtcattttcattcttttgcatgTAGGCACAtaattttcccagcaccatttgttgaaatgaCTATTTCCTCATTGAAATGTACTTGATGCCCTTGTCAAAAATCATTTGAGGACCCACAAAATGGCACATACTGCAAGCCTGGGGACTCATTTGATCCCTCAGGTTCCATATGCTAGCGACCAGAGAACTGATTCTCACAAgtgcaccacacacagagacactttttaaaattgtttaaactAATTTAACCAGccagaagtggtggtgcacacctttaattctagcacttgtgaatttgaggctgtGCGGTCTAcatagtttcaggatagccagggctttgtagagagaccatgtctccaataaaataataattataattctgTTACATGACTTATAATTATgtgataattatatattttacatgttgtatattaatataaaattgttATTATGTGAGATTAACTTAACCACTTAACAGAATTTTTTGCCCTGATCCTATTCTCTTGGTTGAATCTTGGTCGGTATCATAATTTGGGATCTTCTAACTTTTCAGACTACTTGGAGTCCATTGCTAATTTTTGCAAAACCACTGGGATTTCACCTCATTGACAGTGGTAATATCCTAATATTTTAAGTtgtttataactttttaaatttattttggtaggtttttttttaatcattttcaatGGACAAGTCTTACTCCTCCTTTTAGGTGCTATTATTTTAGAAATGGAACTGGgttttgtgaatttattttctcttttggattttcaagacagggtttttctgtgtagctttggagcgtgtcctggaactagctctgaagactttgaactcatagagatccgcctgcctgtgcctcccaagtactgggattaaaggtgtgagccaccaccatacTACCCAAATTAGAATTGTTTTTCTCACCCAAATGTTTTTCTAactttcctaaaatattttaaataaaaaagggttttttgttttattattttgatagtTGGACCCTTTAAATACTTCACTTtctgaattttacttttttaaaatcaacttcATGTTTATTAAAAACTGcaccatttttttctgttaaccttttttattcttttctgtttaaaaaaaaatagccaagtAAAACCATCTTTAATTTATTGTGAGTAGGGTTTCTCTTCCAATTTCATATTTTGAATTCTGTCTGGTTTATTtgttgcatacatgtatgttatGTGCATCGTGTGTGCGCCTAATGCCTGaagaagtcaaaaaaaaaatcctttgaaagTGGTGTTTTAGATGGCTGTGTGTTCTTGGAACTTAACCttggtcctcttaaccactgagccatcaccacagccccCATTTTATAATGTAAACATTTCAGATATATAAAAGAATAGCAAACAGTATGGTGAACATACCTGTTTGTATTAGTCATTTATAACAGTGAGACCTCGTAGATGTTTCCCTAGGATGAGAATCCTATTtacagccgggctgtggtggcgcacacctttaatcccagcacttgggaagcagaggcaggcggatctctgagtccaagaccagcctggtctacaagagctagttccaggataggctccaaaaccacagagaaaccctgtctcaaaaaaataaaaaaaaacaccaccaacaacaacaaaaaaagaatcatatTTACATTACTGTAATAGTGCTGTCACACCTAAATTAAGGATTGAAAAGAACCagagtacttttttttaaaagacatttatttattatgtgtacaatgttgCTTGctcgccagaagagggcagcatagatggttgtgagccataatGTGGTttccagggaattgaactcaggtcctctggaagagcagtcagtgctctgaaccatctctccagcacccccccccccccccagtgctctTTTACTCTTCAGTGAGActgcagatgagaaaactgacaaaaatgatgtttctaaatataacctctCCCTCTTTCCAAGAGCCCGTTACTCTAATTGGCCCCTCAGATGTTCCCCTAAGATGCAGAGGTTATTGGGGGGAAAAAACCACAATTctgtaattttttcatttttcactgCTACATAAGAGGCCCCATGTTGACTAGCCCCTTTCCTGTTATCAGTAATCCTTGATAAGGAATCAGGAATGGAGCACAGTGATAAATCACCTGCTTATCACATAACAAGGCCCTGCCTGGATGGATTCTATCCCAAGACCACAAACACAGAATTCCACAGTTGCTTTTAGAAGACAAGAGAAACTTACAACCATTGGCTTCTAAAAAGTCTTCTATTCCTTATATTACATGAAGTTCATGGTATTATTTGGCTTGTTCTCCATCCaattttttgtttcctgtgaatTCCAGGTTAAGGTCATAAATTTGataaatttaaatcttttttggtaaaaaaaaaattccctgtaATAATTGTACTTTGTCTCCCTGCTATGAAAAAAAACAATTGTGATGGTCTCTGGGTGAGTTCAATGGCATGGAAATGGTTACAGAGTAAATGTACAGGACAGAATGGCTCCCTCTTGTTTCCCTACCATCTTAGGAACCTTTTGAGGATGTACATAGACCCTTCCAACAAAATTCTCCTTTTAACAAAGCTGTTATGTTCATTTCTATCTCTGAAGCATATCTCATTGCCCTCAAGCTCCTGCACTGCTGTCTCACTTCTGTCACCaactctgggggaggggggatccCCTGAAACAGTCTTTCACATCTAGATAGTGGAGCCTGACAGCCCCGTCTCTTCTTGACACTTCAAAGCAGCTCTCACCCAGAGGACTTTGCTATCCAGCTGGCATACCTGTGACTTGAGGCCATTAGGTGCACATGCTTGTCTTGGCACTTACCTTTCTTTCTACACCAGTGTGACTAGCATTTCCAGATGCCTCCTTTTCCAAATTGACTTTTGAGCAGGCAGCATTGGCCTTTTTTGGTGAATCACTTTCAGCTCTTAATTTAAACAGCACCTGAGCACCTGGAGGTTAAAGACTCCTCTATCTAGGAAACTGGAAGGGAAGGGTCTTTCTATGTGAGTCTCTTGATCCTTCTTGTGCATTACACTTCTTTACAGTCTGGTACCTCCCACAGACAGGCAGTACGCTGCTGGTAGATGATACCTGACAGCCTATAGCCATCCAGCTTTGATTGAAAGTAATGAGGATAAATTAATACCATAAAGAAAGACCCTGTTCACTATGGGGCTTCATGACCTAGCGAGAAAACAAATGTAAGAGTAAGGAAAATGTGCTTTTATACCAGCAAAACCTCTATCCTCTATAAAGTGAATCAAACTCTGAACCGCAAgggaataactttttaaaataattgtgaaTGTGCATCATCCTTTGCATCTTTGCTTTTATATAAGCAGATTAACATAGCCAGGTATGGgagtgcacatctttaataccagtacttggtAGGCAAAAGCAGATCTTGTgatttttgaggccagcctggtctacaaagccagttctagaccagccagggctatgtaataGAAAAATAGCAAGCAGCAATATATTAGAAAGATTCATGCTTTGGAAGCATCTTTTTATTAGGGTCCTCACAGTTCTGCCCCTTCCAGCCTAACTATCCCACCCTCAGAAGTCGGTGGCTCAGCACATGACTCAGCTTCTTGTGACTGCCTAGTGAAAGAACTTGGATTCCTACTACATTTGTAAAATTGGGTTATCCTCATATATTTTTGAATTGTGCATCCAAGAATTAGTGAGCATCTATGTTCAGGGCTTTAGGTTGGCATCAGATTCCTATTTGCAGGATTGACAATGGTCAGTGCCTGCATTGATTACTGTCACTTTGACAGTGCATGATatcagctggccctctgttttaTTCAAAAGTCTTAACAGTGATGGCCAAGGAAAGGCTTCAAAATAAATACCCCTGACAGAAAGCTAGCAATCATTTTTCTCATCCATTCGATCCACCCAGAAGTCATTTATCTTGCTTGGTCTCGTTTGGACACTGATTAACACATAAGCCAGTTTACTATGGATTCAATTCTAAAATAAAGTAGggttaaagaaaagaataatttttttaagtgcaCCACTGATGTCTACAGGAtatggtgaatttttttttgttttgtttttttgtgtggaAAAGTCTTCATTCAGTCTTGGTTTTTGGCACAGGCTTCATGGAAATATTCCCATATTAGGCTGGGGGACCCCACAAACTACTTGTAGGATATGTCACCCATTACTGGGGTGTCAGTAGACTGCTCCCAAGATGACCTGAGGGACCTCACTGATTCAGCCATATCAAGTAGGATATTTATCTGAACAGTGTAGTCAGATAAGGGGACAATACTTAGGCAGACCTAATGGTGTATTCCCATCAGACAAAGGCCTCAACACATTGTGACCCTTTAAGATACATTGGTCTTATATGTAACTATATACAGGAAGAGGCAGCCCTGTGGTCCAAGTGGTTTCTGATTTTGGGGAGCAGGGTGGGGCGGGCAGTGTTCCAAAAAGAACCTAATATCTTCACATGCCTAGCAAAACACTctgagagactttttttttttttttttggttttttcgagacagggtttctctgtggctttggagcctgtcctggaactagctcttgtagaccaggctggtctcgaactcacagagatccgcctgcctctgcctcccgagtgctgggattacaggcgtgcgccaccaccgcccggctctgagaGACTTTTTAAGCATACATTTTTAAGCTTTGTAATTGTCTGTGAAATCACCCCCATTTGGGGGACATCAAGGAGTTGACTGTGTTAGCGGGCTGTGTTCTATCTCTACTACTGGATCCCTGAATTTATATAGGGCCTTGGTCTATGTCTTCTGTCCGTTTATATAATTCTTCTTTTCTGCAGACTGCAATAAGGTCACTGACCAGTGCCTGTCCTTCTTCAAACGCTGTGGAAATATTTGTCATATTGACCTGAGGTACTGCAAGCAAGTAACCAAGGAAGGCTGTGAGCAGTTCATAGCCGAAATGTCTGTGAGTGTTCAATTTGGGCAAGTTGAAGAGAAACTTCTTCAAAAActaagttagttccaggacaagcatgTAAATATGGAGGGTTGGGGAAATACAGCCGGGGAGGGGAAAAGACTACAA is from Microtus pennsylvanicus isolate mMicPen1 chromosome 1, mMicPen1.hap1, whole genome shotgun sequence and encodes:
- the Kdm2b gene encoding lysine-specific demethylase 2B isoform X4, encoding MRQLLRAIDRQRYDENEDLSDVEEIVSVRGFSLEEKLHSQLYQGDFVHAMEGKDFNYEYVQREALRVPLVFRDKDGLGIKMPDPDFTVRDVKLLVGSRRLVDVMDVNTQKGTEMSMSQFVRYYETPEAQRDKLYNVISLEFSHTKLEHLVKRPTVVDLVDWVDNMWPQHLKEKQTEATNALAEMKYPKVKKYCLMSVKGCFTDFHIDFGGTSVWYHVFRGGKIFWLIPPTLHNLALYEEWVLSGKQSDIFLGDRVERCQRIELKQGYTFFIPSGWIHAVYTPVDSLVFGGNILHSFNVPMQLRIYEIEDRTRVQPKFRYPFYYEMCWYVLERYVYCVTQRSYLTQEYQRESMLIDAPRKGSVDDFSSDSWLDMEEESCEQQPQEEEEKEEEEEEERDGADKTPKPPSDGPTSPTSTPSEEQEHTGKKPKAPAMRFLKRTLSNESEESVKSTTMPIDYPKTPTGSPSTELSTKWTHLTEFELKGLKALVEKLESLPENKKCVPEGIEDPQALLEGVKNVLKEHVDDDPSLAITGVPVVSWPKKTPKNRVVGRPKGKLGPASAVKLAANRTTAGARRRRTRCRKCEACLRTECGECHFCKDMKKFGGPGRMKQSCIMRQCIAPVLPHTAVCLVCGEAGKEDTVEEEEGKFNLMLMECSICNEIIHPGCLKIKESEGVVNDELPNCWECPKCNHAGKTGKAYNKQKRGPGFKYASNLPGSLLKEQKMNRDNKEGQEPAKRRSECEEAPRRRSDEHPKKVPADSILRRKSDDVHLRRKRKYEKPQELSGRKRASTLQTSPGSSSHLSPRPPLGSSLSPWWRSSLTYFQQQLKPGKEDKLFRKKRRSWKNAEDRLALANKPLRRFKQEPEDDLPEAPPKARESDQSRSSSPTAGPSTEGAEGPEEKKKVKMRRKRRLPNKELSKELSKELNHEIQKTESTLAHETHQPIKSEPESENEEPKRPLSHCERPHRFSKGLNGTPRELRHPLGPGLRSPPRVTSRPPPSASPPKCIQMERHVIRPPPISPPPDSLPLDDGAAHVMHREVWMAVFSYLSHQNLCVCMRVCRTWNRWCCDKRLWTRIDLNHCKSITPLMLSGIIRRQPVSLDLSWTNISKKQLSWLINRLPGLRDLVLSGCSWIAVSALCSSSCPLLRTLDVQWVEGLKDAQMRDLLSPPTDNRPGQMDNRSKLRNIVELRLAGLDITDASLRLIIRHMPLLSKLHLSYCNHVTDHSINLLTAVGTTTRDSLTEINLSDCNKVTDQCLSFFKRCGNICHIDLRYCKQVTKEGCEQFIAEMSVSVQFGQVEEKLLQKLS
- the Kdm2b gene encoding lysine-specific demethylase 2B isoform X15; the encoded protein is MAMSVSAEDDDYESEPDQNRVVGRPKGKLGPASAVKLAANRTTAGARRRRTRCRKCEACLRTECGECHFCKDMKKFGGPGRMKQSCIMRQCIAPVLPHTAVCLVCGEAGKEDTVEEEEGKFNLMLMECSICNEIIHPGCLKIKESEGVVNDELPNCWECPKCNHAGKTGKQKRGPGFKYASNLPGSLLKEQKMNRDNKEGQEPAKRRSECEEAPRRRSDEHPKKVPADSILRRKSDDVHLRRKRKYEKPQELSGRKRLKPGKEDKLFRKKRRSWKNAEDRLALANKPLRRFKQEPEDDLPEAPPKARESDQSRSSSPTAGPSTEGAEGPEEKKKVKMRRKRRLPNKELSKELSKELNHEIQKTESTLAHETHQPIKSEPESENEEPKRPLSHCERPHRFSKGLNGTPRELRHPLGPGLRSPPRVTSRPPPSASPPKCIQMERHVIRPPPISPPPDSLPLDDGAAHVMHREVWMAVFSYLSHQNLCVCMRVCRTWNRWCCDKRLWTRIDLNHCKSITPLMLSGIIRRQPVSLDLSWTNISKKQLSWLINRLPGLRDLVLSGCSWIAVSALCSSSCPLLRTLDVQWVEGLKDAQMRDLLSPPTDNRPGQMDNRSKLRNIVELRLAGLDITDASLRLIIRHMPLLSKLHLSYCNHVTDHSINLLTAVGTTTRDSLTEINLSDCNKVTDQCLSFFKRCGNICHIDLRYCKQVTKEGCEQFIAEMSVSVQFGQVEEKLLQKLS